ACGTTTAAAGAGTTGTTGCCTGGTAATCTCAAATACtcgaggggaaaaaaagcacttCCACTCTCATCTACTGAGAGTGGAAGGGTGGCAAAAGAATTAAGAGGACACAAAGCAGCCAAATAATACTGCTGAAGACCATCTGAGGCTGGAAATGTGAGTTTTTAAGGGATATAATCCAAAGACACGACTCTCTTCAGCTATGTTCAGTAGCCACACTATGGGAAAAGAAGTCAAGTTTTAGGACTGATGCAAGTTTTAGAGCGGTTCTGTCAGAGGGTGTGACAGAAAAGGGGAGTAtgaaagaaaacagcaacaggcaagagagaaaaggaaattatgCCAGACGACAGTACACAAAATGAGAGGCattcatatctttaaaaaaaggacAGATATCAGAAGTTAAGATTTCAAACCCAGAGCAAAACACACAGCACGGGTCACAGGAATGAGGCCGCAGCAGCACCGAGGGCACGGCGGGCTAGGTCGCCGACGTTTCCCACCGTGGAGCGCGCACAGCGGCTACGGGCAGAGCTACACACCACCGCCAGCCACCTCGATGCCATTCTACGCTCACAACATGAAGCTGCCTCTCCCCATCTCCACACAGTCAGTTCAAAACAACTGTATTTACACTTACCTTCAGATTCTTACATCTCTACACACCTAAACACCCACAGAAATTCCACCTAAAAAACCCTCAAAGTTTCTGACAAAACAGACTAAAATGGTTTCCCCCTCatgtaacaaaattcaacatttaataCTGACCTGACTTTCTGGCTGTGGTGGTGGGAATGGTGTATACTCTTTCTTAACAGTTTTCTTCTTTGGTTCCTTGCgtttattcacatttttgtgctTGAACTGTGGCAAAAACCTTTCCCAACTTTGTGATCTTAACTCAGAGTCCTTTGCCAGCTCTCGTTTAATCATTAAGGTCTTGGATCATGGTAATATATGAACAAAGTAAacacttttaattttagaagTGACATGTTTCTCAACCTAAGACATTATAAATAATGTCcctataaacaataaaattaaaaggaacaaCTCTTAGGCTCTTCAGTAGGATTAAATCAATTCTGTAAAGAAAAAGCATATAATCTCAAATATGCATCATGAACCAAGAATCAGAAAACCATTAGAAATTTAGATTAAGAAACAGAATCATTaaaatagagatgaaaaataagaCTAAGTTTTTCATTAAAACCTTTGAAATTCAACTTAATCATACAGAGAGAGTGATTAATTAGTGAAGTTTCCTACAAGCAGGAAGCTTTCAGTAGCACATGAAATATGATCATCATagggaaagaaaaaactaaagtTTCTCATGATCAATGAAACCAGTGTTTTCACATTTCCCCCAATTCCACCTGAATTTTACCGACACTGAAACATCACAGGGTGCAAAGCAGGCATCAGATGCAGGACACGCACTCTCTAATGTCCCAATGAAGCTCAAGTCATTTTCCACCCCACTCTAAGAATGACTTTTCAAATTCATCAAATTCAGGGACTGTTTAACAAATATCCATCATAAAACATCATATACCGTGGTTACATTTCCAAGAACAATCACTGAATGTTATACATGCAGGGATATAACATCTCTCTCAATGAGCCTATAACTTGAGTGTTAAATTCCAAAACAAGTTTTAATGCAATCTGAATTATTCCAGACTTACAGAAAATGGCAGAATTCTAAAAGACCACACTTTTAAATACAGTCTGTGGGCTCATTAGCCTAAGAAAACTGAACTAGTACCCTCTACAACAAATTCCatgaagcatattttatttatatcagaACTGAATCACTACATTACAGAGCCCCCTTCAACAGCTTTCTTTCACCCTCTACTCCTCAGAGACCCAAGCTTTCAAAGAAGGAACTACAGGACTGGGATAGTGTTGAGTGGGCTGAACTCTACCCAAATAGTTCTGctttatctgttttgtatattaGACTTTcataaaagatttattttcaagaaaGGTTTTTGTAGCTAAAAACAATTTGATAACTGCTATTATACTAATGCACAGTGAACACTCACTTTAATATTGTAAATTGGATGAATATTCTTCATAGTGTCTAGGACTACTTTTCGAACCTGAAATTTGCAAAGAAAAATCAATCAGTTATTTATAATGAAGATTTTAGTGAACTAGGTAGAAGAGGATTAATATATTGCAAAATAACCTATGAACCAGGCAATGGCTACCAAACTGGATATAGCAGTCCCTTCAACTGTTCTGAGTGGCTTCTGGATCTTTCATAATAGTTAACCTCATTTGGATGCAATGAAGTCTCTCAATTTTACTGCTAAAAAGTGATACGCAGAATTAGCACAACAGTCTGGAGCTATGCAGTTTAGGGGAAAGAGAGATGAATTTAGAGTTAGAAAATACGTGCTCAAGtgaattaaaaaattcacttaatTTTCCTCCTGACTTGAGCTTTTGAATTCTGTAATAcattagaaataaaaccaccttaAGGAtctgttgtaagaattaaataatataCTTAGACTCTACAAAACTATGAAATACTCAAAACACCTAAGTTGTTATTGTGCTATGTGAAAAAAGCAGATAACTTAAGAGGTCCAAAAGAAGTATTATTAAAGGCCCTGAAAGGAAGTAAGAACTCACAGCCAGATACACACAACAAAAGCCTCAAAAGGAGTTTATAGAAACAGTATGTGCTCTATAGATTTTCTCATAACATGCGACAAACTAATATTCATGAAACATTAAATTAACATATTAAAACTCAAAGAAAATACATCTTAAGGGAAGTTTTCTGAGCCTGACCTCTACTGGCTGCATCTGTTACTGCAAAGAACAAGATCTGCTCAATTCTCCAATCATTTAAACACATGTTTTCTAATGTTAGCTACAGACTGAGATCTTAAAATACCCACTGAAAACCTGCAGTAGGGGAAGTAATGATGAACAGACCTTCTAATTCAGAAATGAATCTCTCTGTAATTACCAAAAGTTGGCCATGATATGTTAAGGTTCAGGAGTGGCTATTCCCTCAAATTACATGAAGAATTTACtaatgaaaatcaaacaaaacacaatttttaaaaattatgaaacaatACATTATCCAATGAACTATTATAGTATACCCATATTCTTCCATTTATTCTCTGCTAAAACTAAGTTAAGAGCATAAATCTCACCTCTTTTAAGCCACTAAAAGGTCCAATGGCTGAAACCGTGTTTCCCTGAACCATAATGTAACAGTTTGTCAAGAGTTCCAATGCCTATATCAAAAGAGCAATAAGTTGAATTTCAGTACACTGAAAAACTAACAGTAGAGGAAAACATACTTTTTCACTAATAAAAAGTACCTTCAAAGTAGATCCTTTGGGACCAATAAGCCGTTGTCTTCTTTTTACaaatctttctttatttcttactaAAGAACCTATTTTAATGATGTCACATGCAACATCGTCCTGAAGAATTCGTATTGCCTtttgggaaaataaagaaaatagccCATCAACATTCTTTACAAGTACAAATGTTTTCCAAGCCAAGAAATTTAAGCACAAAAATGAAAACGTTTTaggggggaggtggtggtggcagTGATATATGTTGTCTCTAATGTTGatgcaaataaaacaaataaagtctaaatttaattctaaatttaCCTGTTCAAATGAAACACTCCTTGCTAACAGTTTGATTAGGTCTCTGGCCCTAATGATGATATACGGATCAAATGTCTTCTTTGTAGTACAGACAGTCATGCTGCCTTCAATCAGGTCCAGGGTTGCATTAACATGCTACAAAAAGAGTGAGCAGACAGTTATCTGAAAATGCATTCAATTTTAGATGAGTACAGAGCCTATCCTAGCCTAACTGTTAATTTCTGTGCCATTAAGATATCTCAAAATCTTTTAACTCTCTCCTTGAAGAAGCTGGAAAGTTAATGTAAATAAGGAATACTTGATTACGTTTCGAtttcaaggaaaataagaaaCTCAGGTAACTGCAAACATTTATAGTTGACTTTAGGATATTTACACTTATCGGAATAAATATTACCTCCAGTCTAAAAAAATCACATCAATCAAAATGAGGTCATATTTAAGACTTAAGGTAAAAATGTAAAGCTTATAATTTCCCTAACCTGGCTAGATGTAGCTCTAATCTAAAATCTTCTCCCTAGAATGAAAATAGACTTTTCCTTTCAAActctcccctggtggctcggcggtgaagaatctgcccaccaatacaggagatgcaagagatgcaggtttgatctctgggttgggaagatccctcaggagaaggaaatggcaactcactccagtattcttgcctgggaaatctcatggacagaagagcctggtgggctgcagtccatggacacaaccaagcgactaaacaacattagctaaatacaaagtaaaaacaaactgTCAGAGGTTTAAAGATAAAAGCAATAATGGGAGAAACTATGCATTAACTTTCAAAAGAACCAGACTTcagcaaagcaaataaaaatgctattttctAATTTGTGAGCATGACCTCAAGAATATTTCAATACAGTGAATGATGAAGAGTTAAACATCAGGTTAGGTGTCTATcagtttaaacacacacacacacacacagacacacagaaacaaaCTGGGTCTAATCCCAGATGTAGACAGCTGTAACATGGCCTGGTTTGCTAACCACTCTCAAGCCTAGTGGGCACAAATGACTCTGGAGCAGTCCCACAGCTGAGAAATAGATTTTCTATCACAATCTCGTGTGTACAcgaacacacacagacaaaccaAAAGCTTCATAAAATGATACTTATCCTTACCACAtgtgatatatttttttcctaaggcTCACTATAGTCATTAAATTGACTTCCTGATTCACTAAGGGGTCTCAAtccagtttgaaaaataaaatcaaatacacTGCTCTAAGAGCACTGCAGGAGTAACAAACAGGAAAGTCGGTCACATCCATCATCTTCCATTTACAATGAGACGTTAAAACAGCGCCAGGGGCATGCCCCAGCTCACACCATACAGGCTAATGGCAACCATCGCAGCAGAGAGTGACTCTGAAACCTGGAGTTTCCAAGTGAGTTTCAGATACCCCTACACATTGAAATCCCCTAAAAATGTAAAAGCATGTGAATTTTTCCAAGTAACCTgtcattcacaaaactaagaacAAATGAACAGTAAGGATAATGCTTAACTAGTCTGTTTAAAATACCAAAAGAATCAAATGGAACAGCTATGCCAGCACCTTTACACAGAAATCCATCATCACACATTCACTTACTTAAAAGATACAAGCAATAACAATCTCAGAGAAATATATGAAACACGCATACATGTTCACTCAAGGCTTTCTGTACCAATGGCCAGCACTCTTTCAAGTATGCCTCTCTGTATTTCGGAAATAAAGTTGCAAaactgctctcctccaggagtcCTCTAGGATTGTCCTCCTTGGAGAAAGCCGGCTCCTTCCAGCCGTCTGGCACAGTGAGGAGTTCAGGTTCACCTACAGAGGAGGGAAAATCTACACGTCAGATTCAACTTCTTTTGAAGAGTTTTTGAACACTTGTACGCATACATGCACAAGTTTCCCAATACTTTCATGCACTTCCTTCTCCCCTGCTTTTTATATTATTCAACACTCCAAGAACACGCCTCTGTCATTATCAACATACtgtattaaaattatttgtatgTGTGCCAGTTGCGTCATAGACAAAgttcctggagggcagggactCTGCTCCCTGGGTCCACAGTTACTGGCATACACCTGGCACATAGTGGATACTCACAAACTTCTACTACACTACACTTTTTTAGAGTTGAGGATCCAAAGACTATTTTGTTTACattactatttaaaataaaataacatttcagactcaactgaagtggagcttatgtgtatatatatttgtatgtgtgtacacataaaaCTATCAAAAACTGATTCCAGTGTGTACCTTCAGTTAATATTCACTACAGTAGAGTTTTAGGTTTCCCAAAGAGCTTTCACGTGACCTCCTTCTGTATACTCTCATCAAAACTATGAAAGGAAGAACTGGTATTATTATTTCCACTTTAGAAAAGATATTCCATTCAAAACGTTTGAGTGACTCGTGTAAGGGAATGTGAAGCTGACTTGGTCTAGGTCTCCTCTCATTAAAACAAAATGCCTCCTAAGGGCCATAAATTGTCTCCTGTATCATTTATTAAAACGCCTGGTCCTGGATTTAACAACTTCTTAAATCCAACAGCTCTATTTTAACTGACTATTACACAAAGGTATGATCCATGGGCCTGCAGCATAGGCATAAATACGGAGTTTGTCAGAAATGCAATTCTCGCATTCCACCCAGACCTATTAAATGTGAACCTCTGAGCTGAAGCCCAGAAATCTGTCTTAATGGTGTCATGAGGAGCTTCTTATGCATACTAAAGTTTAAGAAGCAGGTCTTTATAGTCCATTTTAGCCACCCCAGTCAGATATAattgctttctgtttctttcactcACATCCACTCTGTTATTTAGGGTTCAAGTCACAGAGAATTAGTCTTCATTTACCATTTACTCCTCaatatcctgaaaaaaaaaaaaaaatcctcaaattcTGCAATAGTGACTACTTAAAATGGTATCTGGGCTGCCCTCctcgctcagttggtaaagaatatgcctacaatcTTGATCCCTGGCgtcagaagatgccctggagaaagaaatggccacccactccagtattcttgcctggagaatcccatggacagaggagcctggcaggctacagtctgtggggtgggaagaattagacacgacttagtgactaaaccaccacaaaaaGCTATCTGTCCAAGATCCTACCAATTTAAACAACTCACTGGatgtgaatttaaaaaagaaaaagaaaaaaacctggctaagaaaataaaagtttagttTCACaatacaaaaacaacaaataaccccCAAACATGTGTAAAGATGGATAACCTCATTAGAAATCAGGATAGTttgaattaaaaccacaatatgaTTTCATACTTAACTAAATGacaaatttaaaattcagataaCAGCCAAGTGTTAGTGCTCCTACTACTTTTGGAAGTATAAAATGCCACAGCTTCTTTGGCAAAGATTATTATTTGCACACGCCCTATCCTACACTACAAGGATTCCAATCCCATGTAATGTACATAAACAGAGACGCTCCAGAATGTTAACCAGGAGAAATGTATAAAGATGTTTATACCACATTGTTTATAATAACGAACAATgggaacaatccaaatgtccagcaacattaaaatgaaaatatacatcaGCGTGTATTCATACAAGGGGACATTAGAATGACCTGAGAGGTGCACGTAGGGGGTTTTGGAGATACCGTTGGTAATGTTCTATTGCTCTGACGAGCTGCTTTTCACCTGTTGGTTTTTATTCCTTAAGCTGTATATACACCGGCCTCTGCCATACCcttaattaaaacaacaaaacatttttgCTCTCTAATGCCTATAGAATCAAAGTTTGAGGTTTTTAATACTTCCAGTACGTCTGGCTGAGCAGGCCCCAGACTATTTCTCTGTCAACCACACAGAAGATAATAGATAAAACAAGAGCGCGAGCGCAAAGCAAGagagcaatttaaaaataacGCAGTTGAAAGAGCAGGCGCTGGGTTGGCTGATACTTCAGCAACCGGACAAATAGGAATAATAACAAACGTTCCAAAAGTTTTTCAATGGCTGACAAATTGACGCTAAGGGCACGCGTACCTTTTCTATCACTATTGCTGTCTTAGTCCTTCACTATCACTCTACCACTCGTTCACTCATATGCATAACCACCACCTTCTCCCACCTCATCCCTCATTCTGCCAACGACTTCCAAACACCGCTGCAAGTTTAAGGCCCTGAAGCGCCCTCCTCAATTTCttaaatcctcatatttttacagaaCACGCATTCAGCAACACTTCTACTTTGGAGACTTTCGACAGAAGCAATAAATTAGGAACACGTGGCCGACACCGTACAGGCCCGTCGGTCCTGCAAGTCTGGTCAACAGCCCCCAAAATCAGCAATTACAGGTACACAAACTCACAGAACAGGCCCAAGGCGGCGTTACACGTGCCGGGCCAGCGAAAGCAAAAAAACCCCAACTCCAAATCCACAAACTCCAGGCTTCGGTTTTTAGACAACCTCACCTCGGTTCTCCGACGTCGGCTTCGCGCCACGAAATTCCGTTTTCCCCGATGCTGCAGTCGGCCCATTCTGCTTGGAGGACGCCATCTTCAAGCTGCTTCCGGTGCTACCGGAAGCGAAACCTCCGTAAATCCTCCCGGCTGTAATCCGCGTACTCAAATTGAGTTCCACCGAACTCAGAGGAGCTCTGCGAGGGCTCTGCGCGTGCGTACGCTAGAGCCCGCTTATTTGCATAAACTTCTGCTCTGCCTCCGCGTAGCCAAGGGAGAGCTGGAGACTGCTTTGACCTGGCGCGTCTAACTACGGAGTTCCATTGCGTGTTGGGAATTAATATTTTAGCCCTGGCAGCAAGTCGGAGAAGGTTTTTATCCTTCGTTTCCTCATGGACTCAGGGTCTAACGCGGAAAGCAAGACTCCAAGCTTTAGCTAGAGTGCCACTTGAATCTCATTGCTCTCAGTTCACTCATTCGGTAAATATTTATATGATTGTCCAATATGTGCTAGGCGTTGGGAGGTGGTACAGATATGAGAATCTATGAGCCTTGACAGCAAGGAGTAACAGTGATAGATACCATTTATTGTGAGACTAGTTTGTCGGAGGGTATTTTAACATTATTTCTAATCCTTGAAACAAAGATGAAGTTTAAGCAAAGCTCTTTAAGattgaggtggttttttttttttttttttttttttgacagtattAATAAGTTTTCAAAGCCATTGTTTCTGATGGTTACTGTCTAGGGTCCTGGCATTTCTAAGCAGAGATATAGTAATTGAGCGACAGTTCTGAAGTTTTTCACCTGACCTGTTGTTCAGTCTgctaagtccaactctttgtgaccccgtggactgtagcccggccggcttctctgtgcatgggattttccaggcaagaatactggaatgggttacccgtttccttctccaggggatcttctggaaccACGGATCCAGTGGCAGGGGCTGAGGGgcgttgggggggcgggggggaggactcctgcattagtaggcggattctctactgctgagcggCTAGGAAAAGGACAAACTCCTATCTACCCCAACACGGTATACGTGGCTGATGTCACGATGTCCTTACTATAAATCTGTGCTGCTAGGAACCTAAAAGTTCTTACACGCGACAAAGATAGTAGTTCTTTGGTTAAATTGTCTTATTGCTATCCGTTTTCAAGTTTTTCTGCAGCACAAatagagaaagcatttgacaGGTTGGATTTCTCACATTAATGAAATGGGGAACGTTTATCGGAAGCCCGGCCTCCTGTATCTTCTATAAAAGATACTCGTTTATAAGGTACAGATATAAAATCAGTTACTTGGGGACAGAAGATCGAAAGACACATGATTATGTAAAGATTTCTGCTTTAATCCTGTGTGTCTTCTAAATGACAGGCACTGATCTTTAAACAAGTCCCTGTGTCCTTGTCTTCCAAAGTAAAACGCTGGCTCACGAGTTAATGATTGGGAAATGTGAAGATGTGGAAACAGAAAAGCTGTTGGGCTAAAAAC
The sequence above is drawn from the Dama dama isolate Ldn47 chromosome 3, ASM3311817v1, whole genome shotgun sequence genome and encodes:
- the KRR1 gene encoding KRR1 small subunit processome component homolog, with amino-acid sequence MASSKQNGPTAASGKTEFRGAKPTSENRGEPELLTVPDGWKEPAFSKEDNPRGLLEESSFATLFPKYREAYLKECWPLVQKALSEHHVNATLDLIEGSMTVCTTKKTFDPYIIIRARDLIKLLARSVSFEQAIRILQDDVACDIIKIGSLVRNKERFVKRRQRLIGPKGSTLKALELLTNCYIMVQGNTVSAIGPFSGLKEVRKVVLDTMKNIHPIYNIKTLMIKRELAKDSELRSQSWERFLPQFKHKNVNKRKEPKKKTVKKEYTPFPPPQPESQIDKELASGEYFLKASQKKRQKMEAIKAKQAEALSKRQEERNKAFIPPKEKPVHLKKPKEASTETKIDVAALKEKVKKAKNKKLGALTAEEVKLKMEADEKKKKKK